A genome region from Pseudomonas anguilliseptica includes the following:
- the pilN gene encoding type 4a pilus biogenesis protein PilN: MARINLLPWREQLREERKQRFLVTLAGVFVVAAGAVFLGDQYLNGAIEQQDARNEFVRKEIAVLDARIKEISELKTRRQQLLERMKIIQDLQGNRPVIGRVFDQLVRTLPDGVYFTGVKMTAKNIAIVGAAESNNRVSNLMRNLDASEWLTAPNLTEVKSVTAGAVDQANVFQLSVQQTQPVLAVEGAKQ; this comes from the coding sequence ATGGCGCGGATTAACCTTCTACCCTGGCGCGAGCAGCTGCGCGAAGAGCGCAAGCAGCGATTTTTAGTAACGCTTGCGGGGGTTTTTGTTGTTGCTGCAGGCGCTGTATTTCTCGGGGATCAGTATCTCAATGGTGCAATTGAGCAGCAGGATGCCCGGAATGAGTTCGTCCGTAAGGAAATTGCTGTTCTGGATGCTCGGATTAAAGAAATCAGTGAATTGAAAACCCGTCGCCAACAACTTCTTGAACGGATGAAAATTATTCAGGATTTGCAAGGTAACCGGCCGGTCATTGGTCGTGTCTTTGATCAGTTAGTTAGAACATTGCCTGATGGTGTTTATTTTACTGGCGTAAAAATGACCGCAAAAAATATCGCTATTGTTGGCGCTGCTGAGTCGAACAATCGTGTTTCGAACCTGATGCGGAATTTAGACGCATCGGAATGGCTGACTGCGCCAAATCTTACTGAGGTTAAGTCTGTGACGGCGGGTGCGGTTGATCAGGCTAATGTGTTTCAGCTAAGTGTGCAGCAGACACAGCCGGTGCTTGCGGTAGAGGGGGCTAAGCAATGA
- the pilO gene encoding type 4a pilus biogenesis protein PilO — protein MSLNDSLESLRQIDLNDLDFNNVGSWPAAVKFISGVLLLLAVVALGYNFHLKDLQIQLDGKKAEEIALKEQFSSKAFQAANLDAYKDQMQEMEVSFGALLKQLPSDTEVPGLLEDITRTGLGSGLEFEGIKLLPEAAQQFYIELPIQITVVGAYHDLATFVSGVASLPRIVTLHDFDLVPASADGSSKLRMSILAKTYRYNDKGGAQ, from the coding sequence ATGAGTCTTAATGATTCTTTAGAAAGCCTGAGGCAAATTGATTTAAATGATCTTGATTTTAATAATGTTGGTTCTTGGCCGGCAGCGGTAAAGTTTATTTCGGGTGTTTTGCTGCTGCTTGCAGTTGTTGCATTGGGTTACAATTTTCACCTTAAGGATCTGCAGATTCAGTTAGATGGGAAAAAGGCTGAAGAAATTGCCCTAAAAGAACAGTTTTCAAGTAAGGCTTTTCAGGCTGCAAACCTTGATGCCTACAAAGATCAAATGCAAGAAATGGAGGTTTCATTTGGCGCGCTTTTGAAGCAGCTACCAAGTGATACTGAAGTCCCTGGGCTGCTGGAGGACATAACGAGGACGGGGCTTGGTAGTGGCTTGGAGTTTGAAGGGATTAAGTTGTTGCCTGAGGCTGCTCAGCAGTTTTATATAGAGCTGCCTATTCAAATAACTGTTGTGGGGGCATACCATGATTTGGCTACCTTTGTCAGTGGTGTTGCAAGCCTTCCACGAATTGTTACGTTACATGACTTTGATCTTGTGCCGGCTAGTGCTGATGGTTCGTCTAAGTTGCGCATGAGCATATTGGCCAAAACTTATCGTTACAATGATAAGGGGGGCGCACAATGA
- the pilQ gene encoding type IV pilus secretin PilQ, with protein sequence MNISPSFIGLPLLAALLSPSLMAADLMALDVAALPGDRVELKLTFDEPVLAPRGYTIEQPARIALDLPGVSSKLGVKNKELGVGSARSVTVVEAKDRTRLVINLSSLSPYHARAEGNSLFVVVGESSKIQAAATGSAAKPVVSAKKYSPQVRGINNIDFQRGEQGEGNVVITLSDASISPDIQDQGGKIRLDFAKTQLPESLRVKLDVRDFATPVHYVSTTSTSDKVTVVIESSGVYDYLAYQTDNKLTLSVKPLTQSEAEKRKADSFAYAGEKLSLNFQDVDVRSVLQLIADFTDLNLVASDTVTGNITLRLQNVPWDQALDLVLKTKGLDKRKIGNVLLVAPADEIAARERQELESQKQIAELAPLRRELIQVNYAKASDMAKLFQSVTSADGTADDRGSITVDDRTNSIIAYQTQARLDELRRIVSQLDVAVRQVMIEARIVEANVDYDKALGVNWRGARVGNSNFVVGGSGGNRVGAPGYGQNPGVQNPAPSLGNFVDLGVEGASSGIGIGFITDNTILDLELSAMEKTGNGEIVSQPKVVTSDKETAKILKGSEIPYQEASSSGASTTSFKEAALSLEVTPQITPDNRIIMEVKVTKDAPNFDRALNGVPPIDKNEVNAKVLVSDGETIVIGGVFSNTQAKSVDKVPFLGELPYLGRLFRRDTVKEQKSELLVFLTPRIMNNQAVAVSR encoded by the coding sequence ATGAACATATCCCCTTCTTTTATTGGTCTCCCTCTTCTTGCCGCGCTTCTTTCTCCGTCGTTGATGGCTGCTGATTTAATGGCGCTTGATGTTGCGGCTTTGCCGGGGGATCGCGTTGAGTTGAAGTTGACTTTTGATGAGCCTGTGCTTGCCCCTCGTGGTTATACAATCGAGCAGCCTGCACGTATTGCGCTTGACTTGCCTGGTGTTTCGAGCAAGTTAGGTGTGAAAAATAAAGAGCTCGGTGTTGGTAGCGCTCGTAGTGTCACCGTGGTTGAGGCGAAAGATCGTACTCGGCTTGTAATTAACCTATCGAGTCTTTCTCCGTACCACGCTCGCGCAGAGGGCAACAGTCTCTTTGTTGTGGTGGGCGAGAGCTCTAAAATTCAGGCTGCGGCGACCGGTTCTGCTGCTAAGCCCGTTGTTTCCGCGAAGAAATACTCTCCACAAGTGAGGGGAATTAACAATATAGATTTTCAGCGTGGCGAGCAGGGCGAGGGGAATGTGGTTATAACCTTGTCTGATGCGTCCATAAGTCCTGATATACAAGATCAAGGTGGTAAAATTCGCTTAGATTTTGCCAAGACACAGTTGCCGGAGTCTCTTCGTGTGAAGCTTGACGTGAGGGACTTTGCTACTCCAGTACATTATGTAAGTACTACTAGTACGTCTGATAAGGTTACTGTTGTCATTGAATCGTCTGGTGTTTATGACTACTTGGCATACCAGACGGATAATAAGTTAACTTTAAGTGTTAAGCCGTTGACTCAGTCTGAGGCTGAGAAGCGTAAAGCCGACAGCTTTGCTTATGCCGGTGAGAAACTTTCCCTTAACTTTCAAGATGTCGATGTTCGATCAGTTTTGCAGTTAATTGCGGATTTCACCGACTTGAACTTGGTTGCTAGTGATACTGTTACTGGAAATATTACACTTCGGTTGCAGAATGTTCCGTGGGATCAGGCTTTGGATCTTGTCCTAAAAACGAAAGGTTTAGATAAGCGGAAAATAGGTAACGTGCTTCTTGTAGCTCCTGCGGATGAAATAGCTGCGCGTGAGAGGCAGGAGCTTGAATCGCAAAAGCAAATTGCTGAGCTGGCGCCTTTGCGTCGTGAGCTGATTCAGGTGAATTATGCCAAGGCATCCGATATGGCAAAGCTTTTTCAGTCCGTAACAAGTGCAGATGGCACTGCGGATGATCGCGGATCCATAACGGTTGATGATAGAACTAACAGCATTATTGCCTATCAAACACAAGCCCGTTTAGATGAGCTCCGTCGTATAGTTTCCCAGTTGGATGTCGCTGTTCGTCAGGTAATGATTGAGGCAAGAATTGTTGAGGCGAACGTTGATTACGATAAGGCCCTTGGTGTTAATTGGCGTGGTGCGCGCGTAGGTAACAGTAATTTTGTGGTTGGCGGTAGTGGTGGTAATCGCGTTGGTGCTCCTGGCTATGGTCAGAACCCAGGCGTTCAGAATCCTGCGCCATCTCTTGGTAATTTTGTGGACCTTGGCGTTGAAGGTGCTAGTTCTGGGATTGGCATTGGCTTTATAACAGATAATACTATTTTGGATCTTGAGCTCTCTGCCATGGAAAAAACTGGTAACGGTGAAATCGTCTCTCAGCCTAAAGTGGTGACTTCTGACAAGGAAACGGCCAAGATTCTAAAAGGCTCAGAGATTCCTTATCAAGAGGCTAGTTCTAGTGGCGCCAGTACTACATCTTTCAAAGAGGCAGCGCTTTCACTGGAGGTTACGCCTCAGATTACGCCTGACAATCGTATAATTATGGAAGTAAAAGTAACAAAAGATGCGCCTAATTTTGATCGGGCGCTAAACGGAGTCCCGCCCATAGATAAGAATGAGGTGAATGCGAAGGTTTTGGTTAGTGATGGTGAGACCATTGTTATTGGTGGTGTTTTCTCTAATACGCAGGCAAAGTCTGTAGATAAAGTTCCTTTCTTGGGTGAGTTGCCTTATTTGGGCAGGTTGTTCAGGCGCGATACTGTTAAAGAGCAAAAGTCTGAACTACTTGTTTTCCTGACGCCGCGCATCATGAACAATCAAGCCGTTGCGGTGAGTCGTTGA
- the aroK gene encoding shikimate kinase AroK has product MRNLILVGPMGAGKSTIGRLLAKELRLPFKDSDKEIEQRTGADIPWIFDVEGEQGFREREQAVIAELCDVDGMVLATGGGAVMRAENRVALRRGGHVVYLHASVEQQVDRTSRDRNRPLLRSADPGKVLAELLAVRDPLYREIADVVVETDERPPRLVVQEILERLEALSPR; this is encoded by the coding sequence GTGCGGAACTTGATCCTTGTAGGTCCGATGGGCGCTGGTAAAAGCACCATCGGACGCTTGCTTGCTAAAGAGTTACGGTTGCCGTTCAAAGACTCTGATAAAGAGATTGAGCAGCGCACGGGCGCGGATATTCCCTGGATCTTTGATGTTGAAGGCGAGCAGGGTTTTCGTGAGCGCGAGCAGGCGGTAATTGCAGAGCTTTGTGATGTTGACGGTATGGTCTTGGCAACCGGTGGTGGGGCGGTAATGCGCGCCGAAAATCGTGTTGCGCTAAGGCGTGGCGGTCATGTGGTCTACTTACATGCTTCTGTGGAGCAGCAGGTGGATCGCACTTCGCGTGATCGCAATCGACCGCTGTTGCGTTCGGCGGATCCGGGTAAGGTTCTAGCTGAGTTATTGGCGGTTCGTGATCCGCTTTACCGTGAAATCGCCGACGTTGTGGTTGAAACCGACGAGCGTCCGCCTCGTCTGGTTGTGCAAGAGATTCTTGAGCGTCTTGAGGCGCTTTCTCCCCGTTAA
- the aroB gene encoding 3-dehydroquinate synthase: protein MQTLNVDLGERSYPIYIGAELLARADLLATHIVGRQVAIVTNETVAPLYLAALERSLAGYSITSVVLPDGESYKTWETLQLVFDGLLGARHDRRTTVIALGGGVIGDMAGFAASCYQRGVNFIQVPTTLLSQVDSSVGGKTGINHPLGKNMVGAFYQPQAVLIDTATLATLPARELSAGLAEVIKYGLICDELFLSWLEENMPALRALDQAALTTAIARSCAAKARVVAADERESGVRATLNLGHTFGHAIETHMGYGVWLHGEAVAAGTVMALDMSERLGWISAAERERAVRLFIAAGLPVAPPEEMTPEDFMEHMAVDKKVLDGKLRLVLLRSLGEAVVTGDFPREILNAALSADYAVQLAQLKN, encoded by the coding sequence ATGCAGACTCTAAATGTCGATCTTGGTGAACGCAGCTACCCGATCTATATCGGTGCCGAGCTGTTGGCTCGTGCGGATTTGTTGGCTACCCATATAGTGGGCCGGCAAGTCGCGATAGTGACCAACGAGACAGTTGCCCCCCTTTATCTTGCTGCGCTTGAGCGTTCGCTCGCGGGTTATTCCATTACCTCCGTAGTTTTGCCCGATGGTGAGAGTTATAAAACCTGGGAAACCCTGCAGCTGGTTTTTGATGGGTTGCTGGGTGCGCGGCATGATCGGCGCACGACTGTCATCGCTTTGGGTGGCGGTGTAATTGGTGATATGGCGGGGTTTGCCGCGTCGTGTTACCAGCGCGGTGTGAATTTTATCCAGGTGCCAACCACGCTGTTGTCGCAGGTTGACTCATCGGTCGGCGGCAAGACCGGGATCAACCATCCGTTGGGTAAGAATATGGTCGGTGCCTTCTACCAGCCGCAAGCCGTGTTGATCGATACCGCTACGCTGGCCACTTTGCCTGCGCGTGAGTTATCTGCTGGTTTGGCTGAGGTGATCAAGTACGGTCTGATCTGTGACGAGCTGTTCCTGTCCTGGCTCGAAGAGAATATGCCTGCGCTGCGTGCGCTTGATCAGGCTGCATTGACGACGGCAATTGCCCGCTCCTGTGCGGCCAAGGCTCGGGTGGTGGCGGCGGATGAGCGTGAGTCTGGCGTGCGGGCAACCCTGAACCTGGGTCATACCTTTGGCCATGCCATCGAAACGCACATGGGCTACGGTGTTTGGCTGCATGGCGAGGCTGTTGCAGCCGGTACGGTGATGGCGCTGGATATGTCTGAGCGGTTGGGCTGGATTAGCGCGGCCGAGCGTGAGCGTGCCGTTAGGTTGTTTATTGCTGCGGGCTTACCGGTTGCTCCACCTGAGGAAATGACACCTGAAGACTTTATGGAGCATATGGCGGTCGACAAGAAAGTGCTTGATGGCAAGCTGCGCCTTGTGTTGCTGCGCAGCTTGGGTGAGGCGGTTGTAACCGGTGATTTTCCCCGGGAAATTTTGAATGCCGCGCTGAGCGCAGACTATGCGGTGCAGCTGGCTCAGCTTAAAAATTAA
- a CDS encoding SPOR domain-containing protein yields the protein MTSLHADEAFLDHYHFTHDPFAARVPGFKFFPAQRKPVLGQLHHLARYSQLLLVVSGPDGSGKTLLRQALVASTNKQAVQSVVVSAKGASDPASILRQVAQGLQVQRPELPAILAQVGQLALTGQEVYVLVDDAEDLSDAALSSLLSLAVGSTEGRPHVFLFADSQLLPRLERVAAGDECFHVIELQPYSEDETREYLAQRLEGAGQAIEVLSDDQIADIHEQSFGWPGVINQVARESLVEAMLAQRGAASRGSFSFSLPRKHLLALCVVAIGVLAAWFMQGRVVEDVGVPVIAQLPLGETPPPAVVVEPGAPSASAVAPSIQFEGANQPLPLPLVGEAQPVIREPLAQAAGLSDAEKADAASASSAADIAPEAAVSTSVPVAPMVSEPVKVAPVVAPPAAPVVKPVAPVTAAVPPTIKPQAPVAAVKPAAGGDWYAAQAGSRYTLQILGARLESGAQAFVKANGADYHYFKKQHQGKPLYVVTYGSFATRDAAQAALRTLPAKVQAGKPWPRNFAGIQQEIAQAR from the coding sequence ATGACAAGTCTGCATGCTGATGAGGCGTTTCTCGATCATTACCACTTCACTCATGACCCCTTTGCTGCGCGGGTACCGGGGTTCAAGTTTTTTCCAGCGCAGCGTAAGCCGGTACTTGGTCAGTTGCACCATTTGGCGCGCTATAGCCAGTTGTTGCTGGTGGTCAGTGGGCCGGATGGCAGTGGTAAAACCTTGCTGCGCCAGGCGTTGGTAGCCAGTACCAATAAACAGGCAGTGCAGAGTGTTGTTGTTTCCGCCAAGGGCGCTTCGGATCCGGCGAGTATTTTGCGTCAAGTCGCGCAGGGGCTGCAGGTGCAGCGGCCAGAGTTGCCGGCCATTCTGGCGCAGGTTGGGCAATTAGCGCTGACCGGGCAGGAAGTCTATGTGCTGGTTGATGATGCTGAGGATCTCAGTGATGCGGCGTTGAGCAGCTTGCTGAGTCTGGCGGTTGGCAGTACGGAAGGGCGTCCGCATGTTTTTCTGTTTGCTGATTCGCAGTTGCTGCCGCGTCTCGAACGTGTGGCGGCTGGCGATGAGTGCTTTCATGTCATCGAGTTGCAGCCTTATAGCGAGGATGAGACGCGCGAATATCTGGCTCAGCGTCTTGAGGGGGCGGGGCAGGCTATTGAGGTGCTGAGCGATGACCAGATTGCAGATATTCATGAGCAATCTTTCGGCTGGCCGGGCGTAATCAATCAGGTTGCGCGCGAGTCGCTGGTTGAGGCGATGTTGGCGCAGCGCGGTGCGGCGAGCCGTGGCAGTTTTTCTTTCAGTTTACCGCGCAAGCATTTGCTGGCTCTCTGTGTGGTGGCGATCGGAGTGTTGGCTGCCTGGTTTATGCAGGGGCGAGTGGTTGAGGATGTAGGTGTGCCGGTGATTGCGCAGTTGCCACTCGGTGAAACTCCTCCGCCTGCTGTGGTTGTGGAGCCGGGCGCGCCGAGTGCTTCTGCGGTTGCACCATCGATTCAGTTTGAGGGTGCCAATCAGCCGCTCCCGCTGCCTTTGGTAGGTGAGGCGCAGCCGGTTATCCGTGAACCTTTGGCGCAGGCGGCAGGTTTGAGTGACGCGGAAAAGGCTGACGCTGCGAGTGCGTCAAGTGCTGCGGATATCGCGCCTGAGGCGGCTGTATCGACGAGTGTTCCGGTGGCGCCTATGGTGTCTGAACCAGTTAAGGTAGCACCTGTGGTTGCTCCGCCTGCTGCGCCGGTGGTCAAGCCGGTTGCGCCAGTGACGGCTGCTGTGCCGCCGACAATTAAGCCGCAAGCTCCGGTCGCTGCGGTCAAGCCCGCTGCTGGTGGTGATTGGTATGCCGCGCAGGCGGGTTCGCGTTATACCCTGCAGATCCTTGGGGCTCGGTTGGAAAGTGGTGCGCAGGCTTTTGTAAAAGCCAATGGCGCGGATTACCACTATTTCAAAAAGCAGCATCAGGGCAAGCCGCTCTATGTGGTTACCTATGGCAGCTTTGCCACGCGTGATGCGGCGCAGGCTGCCTTGCGTACCCTGCCTGCAAAAGTGCAGGCTGGTAAGCCGTGGCCGCGCAACTTTGCTGGCATTCAGCAAGAGATTGCTCAGGCGCGCTAG
- the gltB gene encoding glutamate synthase large subunit, with protein MKAGLYRPDEFKDNCGFGLIAHMQGEASHHLLQTAIEALTCMTHRGGINADGKTGDGCGLLIQKPDAFLRAMAQQHFAVELPKQYAVGMVFLNQDPVKAEAARENMNREILAAGLSLVGWRKVPIDSSVLGRLALERLPQIEQVFIGGEGLSDQEFAIKLFSARRRSSVANAADSDHYICSFSHKTIIYKGLMMPADLQQFYPDLGDERLQTAICVFHQRFSTNTLPKWPLAQPFRFLAHNGEINTITGNRNWAQARRLKFANDQIFDLEELGPLVNRVGSDSSSMDNMLELMVTGGIDLFRGVRMIIPPAWQNVETMDADLRAFYEYNSMHMEPWDGPAGVVLTDGRHAVCLLDRNGLRPARWVTTKNGYITLASEIGVWNYAPEDVLAKGRVGPGQILAVDTETGQILGSDDIDNRLKSRHPYKQWMRKSAQRIQATLEDRDHGSAFYDVDQLKQYMKMYQVTFEERDQVLRPLGEQGQEAVGSMGDDTPMAVLSQRVRSPYDYFRQQFAQVTNPPIDPLREAIVMSLEICLGAERNIFEESPEHAARVILSSPVISPAKWRALMNLDRPGFERQLIDMNYDESIGLEAAVRNMADQAEEAVRAGKVLLVLSDRHIAPGKLPAHASLVTGAIHHRLTEKGLRCDCNILVETATARDPHHYAVLLGFGASAVYPFLAYEVLGDLIRTGEVLGDLYEVFKHYRKGISKGLLKILSKMGISTVASYRGAQLFEAVGLADDVTELCFRGVASRIKGARFVDIENEQKLLAAEAWNARKSIQQGGLLKFVYGGEYHAYNPDVVNTLQAAVQQGSYEKFKEYTTLVDTRPVSMLRDLLQLKLVDQPLALDQVEPLGEILKRFDSAGISLGALSPEAHEAIAEAMNRLGARSNSGEGGEDPARYGTVRSSKIKQVATGRFGVTPEYLVNAEVLQIKVAQGAKPGEGGQLPGGKVNGLIAKLRYAVPGVTLISPPPHHDIYSIEDLAQLIYDLKQVNPAALVSVKLVAEAGVGTIAAGVAKAYADLITISGYDGGTGASPLTSIKYAGAPWELGLAETHQTLRGNDLRGKVRVQTDGGLKTGLDVIKAAILGAESFGFGTAPMIALGCKYLRICHLNNCATGVATQNDKLRKDHFIGTVEMVMNFFTYVAEETREWLAKLGVRSLEELIGRTDLLEMLPGETAKQGHLDLTPLLGSDHIPADKPQFCLVEKNPPFDEGLLAEKMVELAKPAIEAASGAEIDLEICNCDRSIGARVSGEIARKHGNQGMAKAPITFRFKGTAGQSFGVWNAGGLNLYLEGDANDYVGKGMTGGKLVITPPQGSPFKAQDSAIIGNTCLYGATGGKLFAAGTAGERFAVRNSGAHTVVEGTGDHCCEYMTGGFVCVLGKTGYNFGSGMTGGFAYVLDLDNSFYDRVNHELVEIQRINNESMEAYRSHLGRVLTEYVQETSSEWGINLLENLDDYLRKFWLVKPKAASLKSLLSSTRANPQ; from the coding sequence ATGAAAGCAGGTTTGTACCGTCCTGATGAGTTCAAGGATAACTGCGGCTTCGGCCTTATCGCCCATATGCAGGGTGAGGCTAGCCATCACCTGCTGCAGACCGCGATTGAAGCCCTGACATGCATGACCCACCGTGGCGGGATCAACGCCGACGGTAAGACCGGTGACGGTTGCGGTCTGCTGATCCAGAAGCCTGATGCTTTCCTACGGGCCATGGCCCAGCAGCACTTTGCCGTCGAGTTGCCCAAGCAGTACGCCGTTGGCATGGTGTTCCTCAACCAGGACCCGGTTAAAGCCGAAGCGGCCCGCGAAAACATGAATCGCGAGATTCTCGCTGCCGGCCTGAGCCTGGTTGGCTGGCGCAAAGTGCCAATCGACAGCAGCGTGCTCGGTCGCCTGGCGCTTGAGCGTCTGCCGCAGATCGAGCAGGTGTTTATCGGCGGTGAAGGCCTGTCCGATCAGGAATTTGCCATCAAGCTGTTCAGCGCTCGTCGCCGTTCCTCGGTGGCCAACGCCGCTGACAGCGATCACTACATCTGCAGCTTTTCGCACAAGACCATCATCTACAAAGGCCTGATGATGCCGGCCGACCTGCAGCAGTTCTACCCGGACCTGGGTGACGAGCGCCTGCAAACCGCCATTTGCGTGTTCCACCAGCGCTTCTCAACCAACACCCTGCCGAAGTGGCCGCTGGCTCAGCCGTTCCGCTTCCTCGCGCACAACGGTGAAATCAACACCATCACCGGTAACCGCAACTGGGCGCAGGCGCGTCGCCTGAAGTTCGCCAACGACCAGATCTTTGATCTCGAAGAGCTCGGCCCGCTGGTCAACCGCGTGGGTTCCGACTCCTCGAGCATGGACAACATGCTTGAGCTGATGGTCACCGGCGGCATCGACCTGTTCCGTGGCGTGCGGATGATCATTCCGCCAGCCTGGCAGAACGTCGAAACCATGGACGCCGACCTGCGCGCGTTCTACGAATACAACTCCATGCACATGGAGCCTTGGGATGGTCCGGCCGGTGTGGTACTCACCGATGGCCGCCATGCCGTGTGCCTGCTCGACCGTAACGGTCTGCGTCCGGCGCGCTGGGTCACTACCAAGAATGGTTACATCACCCTGGCCTCGGAAATCGGCGTGTGGAACTACGCACCCGAGGACGTGTTGGCCAAGGGCCGCGTCGGCCCGGGGCAGATTCTTGCGGTGGACACCGAAACCGGGCAGATCCTCGGCAGCGACGACATCGACAACCGTCTGAAGTCGCGTCATCCCTACAAGCAGTGGATGCGCAAGAGTGCCCAGCGCATTCAGGCGACCCTGGAAGACCGTGACCACGGTTCGGCGTTTTACGACGTCGACCAGCTCAAGCAGTACATGAAGATGTACCAGGTCACCTTCGAAGAGCGTGATCAGGTGCTGCGTCCGCTGGGCGAACAAGGCCAGGAAGCGGTCGGCTCCATGGGCGATGACACGCCAATGGCCGTGCTCAGCCAGCGCGTGCGCTCGCCGTACGACTATTTTCGCCAGCAGTTCGCTCAGGTCACCAATCCGCCGATCGACCCGCTGCGTGAAGCCATCGTCATGTCGCTGGAGATCTGCCTCGGTGCCGAGCGCAACATCTTCGAAGAGTCGCCTGAGCACGCCGCACGGGTGATTCTCAGCAGTCCGGTGATCTCGCCGGCCAAGTGGCGCGCCTTGATGAACCTGGATCGTCCGGGCTTCGAGCGTCAGCTGATCGACATGAACTACGATGAGTCGATTGGCCTGGAAGCCGCCGTGCGCAACATGGCCGATCAGGCTGAAGAAGCGGTGCGTGCCGGCAAGGTGCTGCTGGTTCTGTCTGACCGTCATATCGCCCCGGGCAAGCTGCCGGCTCACGCCTCGCTGGTCACTGGTGCGATTCACCACCGTCTGACCGAAAAAGGCCTGCGCTGCGACTGCAACATCCTGGTCGAGACCGCAACTGCCCGCGATCCGCATCACTATGCTGTGCTGCTCGGCTTCGGCGCGTCGGCGGTGTATCCGTTCCTCGCTTACGAAGTGCTGGGCGACCTGATCCGCACCGGCGAAGTGCTGGGCGATCTGTACGAAGTGTTCAAGCACTACCGCAAAGGCATCTCCAAGGGCCTGCTGAAGATCCTGTCGAAGATGGGCATCTCCACCGTGGCGTCCTACCGTGGTGCGCAGCTGTTTGAAGCGGTCGGCCTGGCCGATGACGTCACCGAGCTGTGCTTCCGTGGTGTGGCCAGCCGCATCAAGGGCGCGCGCTTCGTCGATATCGAAAACGAGCAGAAGCTGCTGGCGGCCGAAGCCTGGAACGCGCGCAAATCGATCCAGCAAGGTGGCCTGCTCAAGTTCGTCTACGGCGGTGAGTACCACGCCTACAACCCGGATGTGGTCAACACCCTGCAGGCGGCTGTGCAGCAGGGCAGCTACGAGAAATTCAAGGAATACACCACGCTGGTCGACACCCGTCCGGTGTCGATGCTGCGCGACCTGTTGCAACTGAAACTGGTCGATCAGCCATTGGCGCTGGATCAGGTTGAGCCGCTGGGCGAGATTCTCAAGCGCTTCGACTCGGCTGGTATCTCGCTGGGTGCATTGTCGCCGGAGGCTCACGAAGCGATTGCCGAGGCGATGAACCGCCTGGGCGCGCGCTCCAACTCCGGTGAGGGTGGTGAAGATCCCGCCCGTTACGGCACCGTGCGCAGCTCGAAGATCAAGCAGGTGGCCACTGGCCGTTTCGGCGTGACGCCGGAGTATCTGGTCAACGCCGAAGTGCTGCAGATCAAGGTGGCACAGGGCGCCAAGCCCGGTGAGGGCGGCCAGCTGCCGGGCGGTAAGGTCAACGGTCTGATCGCCAAACTGCGTTATGCAGTGCCGGGCGTGACCCTGATTTCGCCGCCGCCGCACCACGACATCTATTCCATCGAAGACCTGGCGCAGCTGATCTATGACCTCAAGCAGGTCAACCCGGCTGCACTGGTGTCGGTCAAGCTGGTGGCGGAAGCCGGTGTCGGCACCATCGCCGCCGGTGTGGCCAAGGCCTACGCCGACCTGATCACCATTTCCGGTTACGACGGTGGTACCGGCGCATCGCCGCTGACCTCAATCAAGTACGCCGGTGCGCCGTGGGAACTCGGCCTGGCCGAAACCCACCAGACCCTGCGCGGCAACGACCTGCGCGGCAAGGTACGGGTGCAGACCGACGGCGGCCTGAAGACCGGCCTGGACGTGATCAAGGCTGCCATCCTCGGCGCCGAAAGCTTCGGCTTCGGTACTGCGCCGATGATCGCTCTGGGCTGCAAATACCTGCGTATCTGTCACCTGAACAACTGCGCCACCGGCGTGGCCACGCAGAACGACAAGCTGCGCAAGGACCACTTCATCGGCACCGTCGAAATGGTGATGAACTTCTTCACCTACGTCGCCGAAGAAACCCGCGAGTGGTTGGCCAAGCTGGGCGTACGCAGCCTGGAAGAGTTGATCGGGCGTACCGATCTGCTGGAAATGCTGCCGGGCGAAACAGCTAAGCAGGGTCATCTGGATCTGACGCCGTTGCTCGGCAGCGACCACATTCCGGCGGACAAGCCGCAGTTTTGCCTGGTCGAGAAGAACCCGCCGTTCGACGAAGGTCTGCTGGCCGAGAAGATGGTCGAGTTGGCCAAACCGGCGATTGAGGCTGCCAGCGGTGCTGAAATTGATCTGGAAATCTGCAACTGCGACCGTTCCATTGGTGCCCGTGTTTCCGGCGAAATCGCCCGCAAACACGGCAACCAGGGCATGGCCAAGGCGCCGATCACCTTCCGCTTCAAGGGCACTGCGGGCCAGAGCTTCGGTGTGTGGAACGCCGGTGGTCTGAACCTGTATCTGGAAGGCGACGCCAACGACTACGTCGGCAAGGGCATGACCGGCGGCAAGCTGGTGATTACTCCGCCGCAAGGCAGCCCGTTCAAAGCCCAGGACAGCGCCATTATCGGCAACACCTGCCTGTACGGTGCCACCGGTGGCAAGCTGTTCGCAGCGGGTACTGCGGGCGAGCGTTTCGCCGTGCGTAACTCCGGTGCCCACACCGTAGTGGAAGGCACGGGCGACCATTGCTGCGAATACATGACCGGTGGTTTCGTCTGCGTGCTGGGCAAGACCGGCTACAACTTCGGCTCGGGCATGACCGGCGGTTTCGCCTACGTGCTCGACCTGGATAACAGTTTCTACGACCGCGTTAACCACGAGTTGGTGGAGATTCAGCGGATCAACAATGAGTCGATGGAGGCGTACCGTAGCCACCTGGGGCGCGTACTCACCGAGTACGTCCAGGAAACATCGAGTGAGTGGGGCATCAACCTGCTGGAAAACCTGGACGACTACCTGCGCAAGTTCTGGCTGGTCAAACCGAAGGCGGCAAGCCTGAAGTCGTTGCTCTCCAGCACCCGTGCCAACCCGCAATAA